In Melitaea cinxia chromosome 11, ilMelCinx1.1, whole genome shotgun sequence, a genomic segment contains:
- the LOC123657674 gene encoding ras-related protein Rap1 — MREYKIVVLGSGGVGKSALTVQFVQGIFVEKYDPTIEDSYRKQVEVDGQQCMLEILDTAGTEQFTAMRDLYMKNGQGFVLVYSITAQSTFNDLQDLREQILRVKDKDDVPMVLVGNKCDLEAERVVGKQQGANLANHFNCVFMETSAKAKISVNEVFYDLVRQINKKSPKEENKKRIKKPICQLL; from the coding sequence ATGCGCGAATACAAAATAGTTGTGCTAGGTAGCGGGGGCGTGGGAAAGTCCGCCCTGACAGTACAATTCGTACAAGGCATCTTTGTGGAGAAATACGACCCCACCATTGAAGACAGCTATCGGAAACAAGTGGAAGTTGATGGACAACAATGCATGCTCGAAATTCTTGACACAGCCGGCACAGAGCAGTTTACCGCGATGAGAGATTTATACATGAAGAACGGACAGGGGTTCGTATTAGTGTACTCGATTACAGCGCAATCGACATTCAACGACTTGCAGGACCTGAGAGAGCAGATCCTCCGAGTTAAGGACAAAGACGATGTGCCCATGGTGCTTGTGGGTAACAAGTGCGATTTGGAGGCGGAGCGCGTGGTTGGCAAGCAACAGGGCGCGAACCTTGCGAATCATTTCAACTGCGTTTTCATGGAGACCTCCGCGAAGGCTAAAATCAGTGTGAACGAAGTGTTCTACGATCTAGTGCGACAAATCAACAAAAAGTCCCCCAAGGAAGAAAACAAAAAGAGGATCAAAAAACCCATATGTCAACTGCTGTAA